Proteins encoded together in one Deinococcus radiopugnans ATCC 19172 window:
- a CDS encoding GTP-binding protein, protein MAKGTFTRTKPHVNIGTIGHVDHGKTTLTAAITFTAAAMDP, encoded by the coding sequence ATGGCAAAAGGAACCTTTACGCGCACGAAGCCGCACGTGAACATCGGGACCATCGGTCACGTGGACCACGGCAAGACCACCCTGACGGCCGCCATCACCTTCACGGCCGCCGCCATGGACCCC